The Rufibacter sp. DG15C region CAAAGAACCAAAACCCAAAAGGTCTTTTACTGCGCCTACCCTCTCATTTGGCTTTTTCAAGGACAGACGCCTGCAACTATTTGTAGGTTTTTTCTTCTTGCTTTCTAGTTTGTACCTCACCATCGCGTTTGTTTCTTACCTGTTCACGGGCACGGCAGACCAGAGCGTGGTAGAGTCTGTCACTGTGGATGCGGTGAAAGAAGCCGGCCTGGAGTCTGAGAACTGGTTGGGTTTGTTTGGCGCCTGGGTGTCTGACTATTTTATCAACCGCTGGTTTGGGGTAGCCTCCTTCTTTTTCATTCCCATCATTTTTTACATAGGCTATAAGATTGTCTTTAGGCGCACCACTATCACGCTTTCCTCAGTGGTCACCTTATGTCTGTTTGGTTTGCTGTGGGGAAGTATCTCTGCCGGCTATGTGGTTTTGACCAGCGGTCTGGCCAGTGATTACAGTTTCCTGAGCGGCGCCATTGGTTATGAGACAGCTTTGTGGCTGGAGAGCCTGCTGCGCTGGGGAACCGGGCTGCTGCTGGCCTTCGCGCTGATTGCCTTTGTGATGTTCTTCTTTAACATCACCACGCTCAATCGTCCAAAACCAGCCGTCGCCACTGCGGGTCCAGAAGGAAACACTTATCGTCAAGATTATCCTGCAGAGTCTGGGGTGTATGCTTCGCCGTCCATGGCTATGAACCACCTCACCAATCCATCTGGCAGCATAGAGGCCCAGGATGAGGAGGAAGAAGACATGGTTTACCCGGCGCCATTTGCCCTTCAAGACCAACAAGGAGAAGACTTCTTTAACGAAGACCAGAACGACGGTGCGTATGACGATGAGGAAGAGCCAGAAGAAGATCTTTTCGCCGTCAATGACCTGCCTGTGACTTCCCGCTCAACGGCAACCCCAACGTCTGTGCCGCTCGCTTTAGAGATGGAAGATGACTTTGAGGATGAGGTTCTGCTAGAGGATGACGTTGAGGAAGAAGCTGAGTTGGATTTGGACATCGCGCCGATTCCGGCCCACGCCGAGGTAGAAGCCGTCACCAGCGAGAATTATGACCCTACCTTAGATTTACCCCGCTACCAATACCCGCACATAGACTTGCTCACTGATTACGGCCTAGCCAAAGTCACGGTAAGCAAAGAAGAACTGGAAGCTAACAAAGACCGCATTGTAGAGACGCTGGGCAATTACAACATCGGCATTGCCAGCATCAAAGCCACCATCGGGCCTACTGTGACCCTATATGAGATTGTGCCGGACGCGGGCGTGCGTATCTCCAAGATTAAGAGTCTGGAAGATGACATCGCGTTGAGTTTGGCGGCTTTGGGAATACGTATCATCGCTCCCATTCCCGGCAAGGGGACCATTGGTATTGAGGTGCCCAACAAGAAGAAGGAGATGGTGTCCATCAAATCCATCTTGAGCACTGAGAAGTTCATGAAGAGCGAAATGGACCTGCCTATCGCCTTCGGGAAGACTATCACCAATGAAGTCTTCATCACCGATTTGGCCAAAATGCCTCACTTGCTCATGGCCGGTGCCACGGGTCAGGGTAAATCGGTGGGTTTGAACGCCATCTTGACCTCACTCTTATATAAGCGTCACCCATCACAACTCAAGTTTGTGTTGGTAGATCCTAAAAAGGTAGAGCTTTCTCTGTTCAACAAGATTGAGCGCCATTTCCTGGCCAAATTGCCAGACACGGAAGAAGCTATTATTACTGATACTAAAAAAGTAGTAAACACGCTGAACTCGCTCTGTATGGAGATGGACCAGCGCTATGATTTACTCAAAGATGCCGGTTGCCGAAACCTCAAGGAATACAACGTTAAGTTTGTAGAGCGCAGATTGAACCCTAAGAAAGGGCACAAATTCATGCCGTACATTGTTCTGGTGATTGATGAGTTGGCAGATTTGATGATGACGGCGGGCAAAGAGGTGGAGACGCCCATCGCCC contains the following coding sequences:
- a CDS encoding DNA translocase FtsK, producing the protein MATNTYKREVGTGPRPKNMPRSQNEPKGKTEAKAPKEPKPKRSFTAPTLSFGFFKDRRLQLFVGFFFLLSSLYLTIAFVSYLFTGTADQSVVESVTVDAVKEAGLESENWLGLFGAWVSDYFINRWFGVASFFFIPIIFYIGYKIVFRRTTITLSSVVTLCLFGLLWGSISAGYVVLTSGLASDYSFLSGAIGYETALWLESLLRWGTGLLLAFALIAFVMFFFNITTLNRPKPAVATAGPEGNTYRQDYPAESGVYASPSMAMNHLTNPSGSIEAQDEEEEDMVYPAPFALQDQQGEDFFNEDQNDGAYDDEEEPEEDLFAVNDLPVTSRSTATPTSVPLALEMEDDFEDEVLLEDDVEEEAELDLDIAPIPAHAEVEAVTSENYDPTLDLPRYQYPHIDLLTDYGLAKVTVSKEELEANKDRIVETLGNYNIGIASIKATIGPTVTLYEIVPDAGVRISKIKSLEDDIALSLAALGIRIIAPIPGKGTIGIEVPNKKKEMVSIKSILSTEKFMKSEMDLPIAFGKTITNEVFITDLAKMPHLLMAGATGQGKSVGLNAILTSLLYKRHPSQLKFVLVDPKKVELSLFNKIERHFLAKLPDTEEAIITDTKKVVNTLNSLCMEMDQRYDLLKDAGCRNLKEYNVKFVERRLNPKKGHKFMPYIVLVIDELADLMMTAGKEVETPIARLAQLARAIGIHLVVATQRPSVNVITGIIKANFPARISFKVTSKIDSRTILDTGGADQLIGQGDMLFSLGSDLIRVQCAFVDTPEVDRICDFIGEQQGYSDAYLLPEFVGDESGNDKAEFDPSNKDAMFEEAARIVVTHQQGSTSLLQRRLKLGYNRAGRLIDQLEAAGVVGPFEGSKAREVLIPDEYSLEQLLNTLDRN